The Carassius carassius chromosome 16, fCarCar2.1, whole genome shotgun sequence genome window below encodes:
- the LOC132159745 gene encoding protein phosphatase 1 regulatory subunit 29-like: MACRFSLSCGFPPCFLILYLPIFLLLHAPSFVRGDCWLIEGDKGYVWLAICSQNQPPYETIPQHINNTVHDLRLNENKLKAIFFSSLSRFTNLTDLNLTKNEISYIEDGAFTGQANLQVLQLGYNKLTNLTEGMLRGLGRMQCLYLQHNLIEVIATNAFWECPSLSSLDLSSNKLTKLDSSTFTVLGGRLIVCELAGNPFHCGCELYGFLIWLEAFDNVTHTYDRLQCETPKELFGYPLLNPRGNHGRNARSILSSMCNNGVTNGGITALPPDLDSSGMGIDIYDQMGPYHQPTASSTTDQTYSPTIKLQTVSLSSASLLVQIPKPYSKMYILVQYNLTFVSEVMNLRNKKEIVRLNNLKPHTNYTFCVASIRNSQRYNHTCLYFATQAPGPDNLRATPSTTTHYIMTILGCLFGMVIVLGLVYYCLRRRRMHEEKEKSISVKKTILEMRYGPEAAAAAAKDPTALQKLHDQSHHQHHHGKLSQSASSSLGILHSSANTTSSRLSSLPQVEKMATAFSEAMGANKGNYMDVRMSAGGEERVRDGVVTRPGNEITRDENGFNGEDESDDDGRDSTSEISTIAKEVDKVNQIINNCIDALKLDSVAVVAAAAATATTADNTSSPPPPCVPSLARGLIPLSPTITETCQIMSSPKIRPPPPVPLVLPLSERPGISGGGFLSPPYRDPPPATALRPLQRQLSADAAVVPINSVKNRCSVSSGGSVKSARIFNLDIPDPRSTEPCKYPEKGSPVRCGEPLERLPLIGVHGVSNGRGDGGSGGGGGAGGGSGGSGGCGVVVGGGGSTAQQHHLEVHPDYHCSEHRHSFPALYYEGATDSPAQKVSFLKPLTRTKKDTAYSQLSPRHHNYSGYSSSPEYSSESTLKIWERFRPYKKSPREEAYIAAGHALRKKVQFAKDEDLHDILDYWKEVSAQQKL, translated from the coding sequence ATGGCCTGCAGGTTCAGCTTATCTTGTGGTTTTCCACCCTGCTTTCTCATCCTCTATCTCCCTATTTTTCTCCTCCTCCATGCACCTTCATTTGTCAGGGGTGACTGCTGGCTAATTGAGGGGGATAAAGGTTATGTGTGGCTGGCAATCTGCAGTCAGAACCAACCTCCATATGAGACAATCCCACAGCATATTAATAACACCGTCCATGACTTACGGCTGAATGAGAACAAGCTCAAAGCAATTTTTTTCAGCTCCCTCAGCCGATTCACCAACCTTACTGACCTCAACCTTACCAAGAATGAAATCTCCTACATTGAGGATGGTGCCTTCACAGGACAGGCCAATCTACAGGTCTTGCAGTTGGGATATAACAAGCTAACCAACCTCACCGAAGGGATGCTGCGAGGGTTGGGTCGAATGCAGTGCCTGTATTTGCAGCATAACCTTATTGAGGTAATTGCAACTAATGCCTTCTGGGAGTGCCCAAGCCTTAGCAGTCTTGATCTTTCCTCTAATAAATTAACAAAGCTGGATTCATCCACTTTCACTGTTTTGGGTGGACGGCTAATAGTGTGTGAACTGGCTGGAAATCCTTTCCATTGTGGCTGTGAGTTGTATGGCTTCCTTATTTGGCTAGAGGCATTTGATAATGTCACTCACACCTATGACAGGCTCCAGTGTGAGACTCCAAAAGAACTTTTTGGCTACCCTCTCCTAAATCCCAGAGGTAATCATGGAAGAAATGCTCGTTCTATACTGTCATCCATGTGTAATAATGGAGTGACTAATGGTGGCATAACAGCCCTGCCTCCTGACTTAGACTCTTCTGGGATGGGGATAGATATTTATGATCAGATGGGACCTTATCACCAGCCCACAGCTTCATCAACCACAGACCAAACATACAGCCCCACCATTAAGTTACAAACGGTCTCCCTATCCTCTGCATCCCTCTTGGTTCAAATACCCAAGCCCTACAGTAAGATGTATATTCTAGTGCAGTATAACCTCACCTTTGTATCAGAGGTCATGAACTTAAGGAACAAGAAAGAGATTGTTAGACTAAACAACCTAAAGCCCCACACAAATTACACCTTTTGTGTTGCCTCCATTCGCAATTCCCAGCGGTACAATCACACTTGTCTGTATTTTGCAACTCAGGCTCCAGGACCTGATAACTTGCGAGCAACCCCTTCTACCACCACCCATTACATTATGACCATTCTAGGCTGCTTGTTTGGGATGGTCATTGTGTTGGGCTTGGTGTACTACTGCTTACGTAGACGTCGAATGCACGAGGAAAAGGAAAAGTCTATTAGTGTTAAGAAAACTATCTTAGAGATGCGCTATGGGCCAGAAGCAGCTGCTGCAGCAGCCAAGGATCCTACGGCCTTGCAGAAACTCCATGACCAGTCCCATCATCAACACCACCATGGCAAGTTGTCACAGTCAGCATCCTCCAGCTTGGGCATCCTTCATAGTTCAGCCAACACCACCTCTTCTCGACTTTCTTCCCTTCCACAAGTGGAGAAGATGGCTACAGCTTTTTCAGAAGCCATGGGTGCCAATAAGGGCAACTACATGGATGTAAGAATGTCAGCAGGAGGAGAGGAGCGAGTAAGAGATGGAGTTGTAACAAGGCCAGGGAATGAAATCACAAGGGATGAAAATGGGTTTAATGGAGAAGATGAATCTGATGACGATGGCCGAGATTCAACATCGGAGATCTCCACCATTGCCAAGGAGGTGGACAAGGTAAATCAGATTATCAATAACTGCATTGATGCGCTCAAACTAGACTCTGTAGCCGTTGTGGCAGCAGCTGCGGCCACTGCAACTACAGCGGATAACACTTCCTCTCCACCACCTCCTTGTGTCCCTTCATTAGCCAGGGGGCTAATTCCACTTTCCCCTACCATCACAGAGACATGCCAGATCATGTCGTCCCCTAAAATCCGTCCTCCACCCCCTGTTCCTCTTGTTTTGCCCCTTTCTGAGCGGCCCGGCATCAGCGGAGGTGGGTTTCTTTCCCCTCCCTACAGGGACCCACCCCCAGCTACAGCATTGCGGCCATTGCAGAGACAACTTAGTGCAGATGCTGCAGTTGTTCCTATAAACTCTGTTAAAAATCGCTGCAGCGTTTCTTCCGGTGGCTCTGTCAAAAGTGCTCGGATTTTCAATTTGGACATCCCAGACCCTCGAAGCACAGAGCCATGCAAGTATCCTGAGAAAGGCAGCCCTGTTCGGTGCGGGGAGCCACTGGAGAGGCTGCCCTTAATAGGGGTTCATGGAGTCAGTAATGGCAGAGGAGATGGTGGCAGCGGGGGTGGAGGGGGAGCCGGTGGTGGCAGTGGTGGTTCGGGTGGGTGTGGTGTTGTGGTTGGAGGCGGGGGCAGCACAGCCCAGCAGCACCACTTAGAGGTGCACCCAGACTACCACTGCTCAGAGCACCGACACTCCTTCCCCGCCCTCTACTACGAGGGTGCCACTGACTCCCCTGCTCAGAAAGTCTCCTTTCTAAAGCCTCTCACTCGCACCAAGAAGGATACTGCCTATTCGCAGCTTTCTCCCCGCCACCACAATTACTCAGGGTATTCTTCTAGCCCTGAGTACTCCTCTGAGAGCACGCTTAAAATCTGGGAGCGCTTCCGACCATACAAGAAAAGCCCCCGTGAGGAGGCCTACATAGCCGCTGGCCATGCTCTTCGAAAGAAAGTGCAGTTTGCAAAGGATGAAGATCTCCATGACATTCTGGACTACTGGAAGGAGGTGTCAGCACAGCAGAAACTGTGA